The following proteins are encoded in a genomic region of Herminiimonas arsenicoxydans:
- the fdhA1 gene encoding Formate dehydrogenase, alpha subunit (Evidence 2b : Function of strongly homologous gene; PubMedId : 12605683; Product type e : enzyme), translating to MNAITRSEMALLDVPTVTFELNGREVTGRATDTILTVAKREGIEIPHLCFKEGMDTAGNCRACVVEINGERVLAPSCCRNPTNGMKVNTESERAVKSQKLVLELLQSDMPETDYTRHNEVDEWAAKMEVGKPRFEARARVAPDFSHPAMTVNLDACIQCTRCVRACRDEQENDVIGLAFRGDHAKIVFDMDDPMGASTCVACGECVQACPTGALMPARDVGMNVPDKQVDSVCPYCGVGCQLTYNIKDNKILYVEGRDGPANRERLCVKGRYGFDYANHPHRLTKPLIRRADAPKRGDFVMDPDRVMEVFREATWEEALEVAGGNFAKIRDTHGKKSLAGFGSAKGSNEEAYLFQKLVRTGFGSNNVDHCTRLCHASSVVALLEGIGSGAVSNPVMDVTKAEVVIIIGANPTVNHPVAATWIKNAVSNGTKLIVCDPRRTDMARIAHRFMQFKADTDVAMLNAMMNVIVTEGLVDKEFIESRTIGYEELRKNVEGYTPELMAPICGIDAETLRYVARLYATSKASMILWGMGVSQHIHGTDNARCLIALSLMTGQIGRPGTGLHPLRGQNNVQGASDAGLIPMVYPDYQSVSDPKIRANFAKAWNMSVDLLDPEPGLTVVEIMHAITDGKIRGLYVQGENPAMSDPDANHAREALAALDHLVVQDIFLTETAYLADVILPASAFPEKTGTFTNTDRTVQMGRQALNPPGEAKQDLWIIQQMANRLGCNWNYKHVSEVFDEMRHTMPSIAGITWERLEREDSVTYPCEKEGDPGEPVVFVDSFPRESGRARFVPADIIPAAERPDTEYPMVLITGRQLEHWHTGSMTRRATVLDSIEPDPIALIHPLDLANMGGKPGDIITLESRRGEVSLYARADDSSPRGAVFVPFCYYEAAINRLTNAALDPFGKIPEFKYCAIRIHLGGAAPVQTSYGGGQALENLTNSLTLN from the coding sequence ATGAACGCAATTACCCGAAGCGAAATGGCACTGCTTGATGTGCCTACAGTCACGTTTGAATTGAATGGTCGTGAAGTAACTGGCCGCGCAACTGATACGATTTTGACCGTCGCCAAGCGCGAAGGCATTGAAATTCCACATCTGTGCTTTAAAGAAGGCATGGACACTGCAGGTAACTGCCGTGCATGCGTGGTCGAAATCAATGGCGAACGCGTGCTGGCTCCTTCATGCTGCCGCAATCCGACCAACGGTATGAAGGTAAATACCGAAAGCGAACGTGCAGTGAAGTCGCAAAAGCTGGTGTTGGAACTGTTGCAGTCCGACATGCCGGAAACCGACTATACGCGTCACAATGAAGTGGACGAATGGGCTGCCAAAATGGAAGTGGGCAAGCCGCGTTTTGAAGCGCGTGCAAGAGTTGCTCCTGACTTCTCGCACCCTGCGATGACGGTTAACCTCGACGCATGTATTCAATGTACGCGTTGCGTACGTGCTTGCCGCGATGAGCAAGAGAATGACGTGATTGGCCTGGCCTTCCGCGGTGATCATGCGAAGATCGTGTTCGATATGGACGACCCTATGGGCGCGTCGACTTGCGTCGCTTGCGGCGAATGCGTACAGGCATGCCCAACCGGTGCGCTGATGCCGGCACGCGATGTTGGGATGAATGTCCCTGACAAGCAAGTTGATTCCGTCTGTCCGTATTGCGGCGTCGGTTGCCAACTGACGTACAACATCAAAGACAACAAGATTCTCTACGTTGAAGGTCGCGATGGCCCAGCCAACCGCGAGCGTCTGTGCGTCAAAGGTCGTTACGGTTTCGATTATGCAAACCATCCACACCGCCTGACCAAGCCGTTGATTCGCCGTGCCGATGCACCTAAACGCGGCGACTTCGTCATGGATCCGGATCGCGTGATGGAAGTGTTCCGCGAAGCGACATGGGAAGAGGCGCTGGAAGTTGCCGGCGGCAATTTCGCCAAAATCCGCGACACCCACGGTAAAAAATCGCTGGCCGGTTTTGGCTCTGCAAAAGGTAGTAACGAAGAAGCCTACCTGTTCCAGAAACTGGTACGTACCGGTTTCGGTAGCAACAACGTCGATCACTGCACACGCTTGTGTCATGCATCGTCAGTCGTTGCGTTGCTGGAAGGTATCGGCTCCGGTGCCGTATCGAACCCGGTGATGGACGTTACCAAGGCAGAAGTTGTCATCATTATTGGTGCCAACCCAACCGTGAACCATCCGGTTGCTGCAACCTGGATCAAGAATGCAGTCAGCAACGGTACCAAGCTGATTGTTTGCGATCCACGTCGCACAGACATGGCGCGCATCGCGCATCGCTTCATGCAATTCAAGGCAGATACCGACGTTGCGATGCTGAACGCGATGATGAACGTGATTGTCACCGAAGGCCTGGTCGATAAAGAGTTCATCGAAAGCCGTACCATCGGTTACGAAGAGCTGCGCAAAAACGTCGAAGGCTACACACCTGAACTGATGGCGCCTATCTGCGGTATCGATGCAGAAACGCTGCGTTATGTTGCACGTCTGTACGCAACATCCAAGGCATCGATGATTCTGTGGGGTATGGGCGTATCGCAGCATATCCACGGTACCGACAATGCGCGCTGTCTGATTGCCCTGTCTTTGATGACCGGTCAAATCGGTCGCCCTGGTACCGGTTTGCATCCATTGCGTGGTCAAAACAACGTGCAAGGTGCTTCCGATGCAGGCTTGATCCCGATGGTATATCCGGATTATCAAAGCGTCAGCGATCCAAAAATTCGCGCCAACTTTGCAAAAGCATGGAATATGTCGGTAGACCTGCTGGATCCGGAACCGGGTTTGACCGTGGTCGAGATCATGCACGCCATCACCGACGGTAAAATCCGCGGTCTGTATGTCCAGGGTGAAAACCCGGCGATGTCAGATCCGGATGCCAACCATGCGCGTGAAGCCCTGGCCGCTTTGGATCATCTGGTCGTGCAGGATATCTTCCTGACGGAAACTGCTTATCTGGCGGATGTTATCTTGCCGGCTAGCGCATTCCCGGAAAAAACCGGTACCTTCACGAATACTGACCGTACCGTGCAAATGGGTCGTCAGGCACTGAATCCGCCAGGCGAGGCCAAGCAGGATCTGTGGATCATCCAGCAAATGGCAAATCGCCTTGGTTGCAACTGGAACTACAAGCATGTGTCGGAAGTATTCGACGAAATGCGTCACACCATGCCTAGCATCGCCGGCATCACATGGGAGCGTCTGGAGCGTGAAGATTCCGTGACCTACCCATGCGAAAAAGAAGGTGATCCAGGTGAGCCAGTGGTGTTTGTGGACAGCTTCCCGCGCGAATCGGGTCGTGCACGTTTCGTACCTGCAGATATTATTCCAGCAGCGGAACGTCCTGATACCGAGTATCCGATGGTCTTGATTACAGGTCGTCAGCTCGAACACTGGCACACCGGCAGTATGACCCGCCGTGCAACCGTGCTGGATTCGATTGAACCGGATCCAATTGCGTTGATTCATCCACTCGATCTGGCAAACATGGGCGGCAAACCGGGCGATATCATCACGCTGGAATCGCGTCGTGGTGAAGTTTCCCTGTATGCACGTGCTGATGATAGCTCGCCACGTGGCGCGGTATTCGTACCGTTCTGCTACTACGAAGCGGCCATTAACCGTTTGACGAATGCGGCGCTTGATCCGTTCGGCAAGATTCCAGAGTTTAAATACTGTGCGATCCGTATCCACCTTGGTGGTGCGGCACCGGTGCAAACCAGCTACGGTGGTGGTCAAGCCCTGGAAAACCTGACCAACAGCCTGACGCTCAACTAA
- a CDS encoding putative ABC-type branched-chain amino acid transport systems, periplasmic component (Evidence 3 : Function proposed based on presence of conserved amino acid motif, structural feature or limited homology; Product type pt : putative transporter): protein MSRRWGQALPAALLIASVLQVAYAEDGITDSTILIGQTIGLTGTVAGTVKEMNEGAHAYIAAVNKQGGVNGRKIEIRTLDDQYLPEKSRANAKVLIEKDKVFALFQSRGTPHTLAILPQLATSNVPLIAPSTGAESLHTPVNRWVFNVRAKYQDEVVKAIEHFKTLGFKSVGLLTYEKDDALGLDGLNGFNKGMAEYKLTPAFVEIFPRLKPNVNEVALKLVKAAPDALIIVSSGANTVDVIKAIRAQGGRMQIMTLSNNSSQDFIKDLGPDATGVILSQVTPPPNLASSGLGKEFQLAAKATGATISYAAMEGYLSAKVMVEGLRRAGRNLTRDGFMRGLESMQRVDMGGLSLSYSEKDHTGSNFVELTLIGKDGRYIR, encoded by the coding sequence ATGAGCAGGCGATGGGGACAGGCACTACCGGCAGCGTTGTTGATAGCGAGTGTTTTGCAAGTGGCTTATGCCGAAGATGGCATCACGGACAGCACGATCCTGATAGGTCAAACCATCGGCCTGACCGGCACAGTTGCCGGTACAGTCAAAGAAATGAATGAGGGTGCGCATGCTTATATCGCCGCCGTCAACAAGCAAGGTGGCGTAAACGGCCGCAAGATTGAAATACGTACGCTGGATGATCAGTATTTGCCGGAAAAATCGCGCGCTAATGCCAAGGTGCTGATAGAGAAGGACAAGGTTTTCGCATTGTTTCAAAGTCGCGGTACGCCGCACACTCTTGCGATCCTGCCGCAACTGGCGACCAGCAATGTACCGCTGATTGCGCCGAGTACGGGAGCAGAAAGTTTGCATACGCCAGTCAATCGCTGGGTATTCAATGTGCGGGCAAAGTATCAGGATGAAGTAGTCAAAGCGATTGAGCATTTCAAAACGCTTGGATTTAAAAGCGTTGGTTTGCTGACATACGAAAAGGATGATGCGCTTGGGCTCGATGGGCTCAATGGTTTTAACAAGGGGATGGCGGAATATAAATTGACGCCTGCTTTTGTTGAAATCTTTCCGCGTTTGAAGCCGAACGTGAATGAGGTTGCGCTCAAGTTGGTAAAAGCAGCGCCGGACGCACTGATCATTGTGAGTTCGGGAGCGAATACGGTTGATGTGATCAAGGCGATTCGTGCGCAGGGCGGCAGGATGCAGATCATGACGCTGTCGAATAATTCGTCGCAGGATTTCATCAAGGATCTGGGGCCTGATGCGACCGGTGTGATTTTGTCGCAAGTGACTCCGCCGCCGAATCTGGCGTCGAGTGGTTTGGGCAAGGAGTTCCAGCTTGCAGCCAAGGCTACAGGCGCAACGATTTCTTATGCCGCAATGGAAGGGTATCTGTCGGCGAAAGTGATGGTTGAGGGTTTGCGCCGTGCGGGTCGCAATCTGACGCGCGACGGCTTTATGCGTGGCTTGGAAAGCATGCAGCGGGTTGATATGGGCGGCTTGTCGCTCAGTTATAGCGAGAAAGATCACACAGGCAGCAATTTTGTCGAGTTGACCCTGATAGGAAAAGACGGACGATACATACGCTGA
- the ubiH gene encoding 2-octaprenyl-6-methoxyphenol hydroxylase, FAD/NAD(P)-binding (Evidence 2b : Function of strongly homologous gene; PubMedId : 1339425; Product type e : enzyme): protein MQTDFDIAICGAGPVGLTLAALLVKRGVAPERLALIDAKTIEQTSLDPRSIALSYGSRQIFETMHAWPIAATQINQIHVSRRGHFGRTMIERDEYDLPALGYVTRYGAIVAALNAQVSTLGISLIRPASVSALIENDDAVTVTFADREAITASIVVQAEGGIFTEQSKKSMHRDYGQTAIVAHVNVSAPIPHRAFERFTNEGPLALLPQEDGYALVWCVKTDTAQRLLALSDTQFAEELGTAFGTRLGRFTATTQRNAFPLGLNAHAGASTRIVAIGNAAQTLHPVAGQGLNLGLRDATVLARLLARQAEPTALREFSASRLTDRNTTIQLTDIMARIFAATSAGGIAQALLGLSLGLVDGIKPAKKLLAERMMFGQRS, encoded by the coding sequence ATGCAAACCGATTTCGATATCGCCATTTGCGGTGCCGGCCCGGTCGGGCTGACGCTTGCCGCATTGCTGGTCAAGCGCGGAGTTGCGCCTGAGCGACTCGCATTGATCGATGCAAAAACCATAGAACAAACCTCGCTCGACCCACGCTCGATCGCCTTGTCTTACGGCAGCAGGCAGATATTTGAAACGATGCATGCATGGCCGATTGCAGCAACGCAAATCAATCAGATCCACGTTTCGCGACGCGGTCATTTCGGTCGCACGATGATAGAGCGTGACGAATACGATTTGCCGGCGCTCGGTTATGTCACGCGCTACGGCGCCATCGTCGCGGCTTTAAATGCGCAGGTATCCACGCTAGGGATTTCCCTGATCCGCCCGGCCAGCGTCAGCGCTCTGATCGAAAACGATGATGCCGTCACAGTTACCTTTGCTGATCGCGAAGCCATCACCGCCAGCATCGTCGTGCAAGCCGAAGGCGGCATCTTTACCGAGCAATCGAAAAAATCCATGCATCGCGATTACGGACAAACAGCCATCGTCGCGCATGTCAACGTCAGCGCACCGATTCCGCATCGCGCCTTCGAGCGCTTTACGAATGAAGGTCCATTGGCGCTCCTGCCGCAGGAAGATGGTTATGCGCTGGTGTGGTGTGTAAAAACGGATACCGCACAACGCCTGCTTGCATTGAGCGACACACAATTTGCGGAAGAACTGGGCACTGCATTCGGCACGCGTCTGGGCCGCTTTACCGCGACGACACAACGCAATGCTTTTCCGCTGGGCCTGAATGCACACGCCGGTGCATCGACAAGAATTGTTGCGATCGGCAATGCAGCGCAGACGCTGCATCCGGTCGCGGGCCAGGGCCTCAATCTCGGTTTGCGCGATGCCACCGTGCTGGCACGACTGCTGGCAAGGCAGGCGGAACCGACAGCCTTGCGGGAATTTTCAGCCAGTCGCCTGACTGATCGCAATACAACCATACAGTTGACCGACATCATGGCAAGAATTTTCGCAGCGACATCTGCCGGCGGAATCGCGCAAGCCTTGCTGGGATTGTCATTGGGACTGGTGGACGGCATCAAGCCGGCAAAAAAATTGCTGGCAGAACGGATGATGTTTGGCCAACGTTCCTGA
- a CDS encoding conserved hypothetical protein (Evidence 4 : Homologs of previously reported genes of unknown function) → MLELEQCPIGNAVECHLAAYNAAFYELGLSWHWDSDVFHALQSLPCERDRIKTYMETHQAHLLKVYDADFLIDAIQTTKARCFETMTDNGAKKAATVNWAEFQRAEVGV, encoded by the coding sequence ATGCTCGAACTTGAACAATGCCCGATAGGCAACGCTGTTGAATGTCATTTGGCTGCTTACAATGCAGCGTTTTACGAACTCGGCCTGAGCTGGCACTGGGATAGCGATGTTTTCCATGCGCTGCAAAGTCTGCCGTGCGAACGCGATCGGATCAAGACCTACATGGAAACGCATCAAGCGCATTTGCTGAAAGTATATGACGCAGATTTCCTGATCGACGCGATACAAACTACCAAGGCACGTTGCTTTGAAACAATGACCGACAATGGTGCAAAAAAAGCAGCGACCGTTAATTGGGCTGAATTCCAGCGTGCAGAAGTAGGAGTTTGA
- a CDS encoding putative D-amino acid dehydrogenase (Evidence 3 : Function proposed based on presence of conserved amino acid motif, structural feature or limited homology; Product type pe : putative enzyme), whose translation MKVIVLGSGIIGTASAWFLNKAGHEVTVIDRQPGAAQETSFANGCQISVSHATPWANKTAPMTILKSLGKEDAPLLYRFRAEWLQWKWGVNFLRECMPARTVHNIHQIVAIAEYSRQTLQAVRSEVDIDYDCLTRGILHFYTSQKDFDESLASAAVMRDLGCPRTPMTADEAVKLEPALAHIRPQIVGADFTETDESGDIYKFTTGLARKAQERGVHFQFSTTVTRLITEGSGAAARVTGVEVIDAEGRHQTLHADAFVMALGSFSVPLLQPLGIQLMIYPGKGYSATYPLVNAELAPTVSLIDDGYKLVLSRLGDKLRVAGTCEFNGYTRELNATRCAAITRRTRELFPDACDYEQPAYWAGLRPLTPSNVPYIGKTKFSNLFLNTGHGSLGWTMGCGSGRAIADIISGHQPDVDFAFTGMAPRKMSKHALMPACPDRHTA comes from the coding sequence ATGAAAGTCATCGTTTTAGGTTCGGGCATTATCGGTACTGCATCGGCATGGTTCTTGAACAAGGCTGGTCACGAAGTCACCGTCATTGATCGCCAACCCGGCGCAGCGCAGGAAACCAGTTTTGCCAACGGTTGCCAGATTTCGGTATCGCACGCGACGCCATGGGCCAATAAAACCGCTCCGATGACCATACTCAAATCACTGGGCAAGGAAGATGCGCCTTTGCTGTATCGCTTCCGTGCCGAATGGCTGCAATGGAAATGGGGCGTGAATTTTCTGCGCGAATGCATGCCCGCACGTACCGTGCACAACATCCACCAGATTGTTGCCATCGCCGAATACAGCCGCCAGACCTTGCAGGCTGTGCGTAGCGAAGTCGACATAGACTACGACTGCCTGACCCGCGGCATCCTGCATTTTTATACCAGTCAAAAAGACTTTGACGAATCCCTGGCATCTGCTGCCGTGATGCGCGATCTGGGTTGCCCACGCACCCCGATGACAGCCGACGAAGCCGTCAAACTGGAACCGGCATTGGCCCATATCCGCCCGCAGATCGTCGGCGCAGATTTCACTGAAACAGACGAATCCGGCGATATCTATAAATTCACCACCGGCCTGGCACGCAAGGCACAGGAACGCGGCGTACATTTCCAATTCAGCACGACAGTGACGCGACTGATCACCGAGGGCAGCGGCGCTGCGGCACGTGTGACGGGGGTAGAAGTCATCGATGCAGAAGGCCGTCATCAGACGCTGCATGCCGATGCATTTGTGATGGCGCTGGGCAGCTTTTCCGTACCGCTACTGCAGCCACTCGGCATCCAACTGATGATCTATCCAGGCAAGGGATATTCGGCCACCTATCCGCTTGTGAACGCCGAGCTGGCACCTACCGTCTCGCTGATTGATGATGGCTACAAACTGGTGTTGTCGCGCCTGGGTGACAAACTGCGCGTAGCAGGCACCTGCGAATTCAACGGCTATACCAGGGAATTGAACGCCACACGCTGTGCCGCGATTACGCGCCGCACACGCGAGTTATTTCCGGACGCCTGCGACTATGAGCAGCCGGCATATTGGGCTGGCTTGCGCCCATTGACGCCCTCCAATGTGCCTTACATCGGCAAAACAAAGTTCAGCAATCTCTTCCTGAATACCGGGCATGGTTCGCTGGGCTGGACGATGGGTTGCGGTTCGGGGCGCGCCATTGCGGACATCATTTCCGGTCATCAACCTGACGTCGATTTTGCTTTTACCGGCATGGCGCCGCGCAAGATGTCCAAGCATGCCTTAATGCCGGCCTGTCCGGATCGACATACTGCCTGA
- a CDS encoding putative formate dehydrogenase, subunit FdhD (Evidence 3 : Function proposed based on presence of conserved amino acid motif, structural feature or limited homology; Product type pe : putative enzyme): MNVRPVLSHAIRKLTHDVEVMDERGRISTISIPAEQPLTIYVDKRELVTLMTLGGAPEALTLGYLRNQRFIRNIEDILSVQVDWDVDAAAVVTRNGIDNIEERTSKRTVTTGGGEGTVFGGLMDEVDSISLPSDARLKQSTLYKVIDTIRTHRSVYKQAGSVHGCALFSAAGELIHFVEDVGRHNAVDTIAGKMWFDGVGGEDKIFYTTGRLTSEMVMKGAQMGIPFLLSRSGATQMGHMVAERLNMSLIARCSGKHFLLLSGVDRIIFDDAAALETAP, translated from the coding sequence ATGAATGTTCGTCCGGTTTTATCCCATGCAATCCGCAAGCTGACACATGACGTTGAAGTCATGGATGAACGCGGCCGCATATCGACGATTTCGATTCCGGCCGAGCAGCCATTGACGATCTATGTAGACAAGCGCGAACTGGTGACTCTGATGACTCTTGGTGGTGCGCCTGAAGCCTTGACGCTGGGTTATTTGCGCAATCAGCGCTTCATCAGGAATATCGAAGATATCCTGTCGGTGCAAGTTGATTGGGATGTCGATGCAGCAGCAGTAGTGACGCGCAACGGTATCGATAATATTGAAGAGCGTACTTCCAAACGTACGGTCACGACAGGCGGAGGCGAAGGCACGGTGTTCGGCGGTTTAATGGATGAAGTCGATTCGATATCCCTGCCGTCCGATGCACGTCTGAAGCAATCCACTTTATATAAAGTCATAGACACCATACGTACGCATCGTTCTGTGTACAAGCAGGCAGGTTCAGTGCACGGTTGCGCATTGTTTTCGGCTGCCGGCGAACTGATTCATTTTGTCGAGGATGTGGGCCGTCACAATGCCGTTGATACGATCGCCGGCAAGATGTGGTTCGATGGCGTGGGTGGCGAGGACAAGATTTTTTATACTACCGGTCGCCTCACTTCCGAAATGGTAATGAAGGGCGCACAGATGGGCATACCGTTTTTGCTGTCCCGTTCAGGCGCCACGCAAATGGGGCACATGGTGGCAGAGCGTTTGAACATGTCGCTGATTGCACGCTGCAGCGGTAAACATTTCCTGTTGCTGAGCGGTGTAGATCGCATCATCTTTGATGACGCGGCAGCGCTGGAAACGGCGCCGTAA
- a CDS encoding NADH dehydrogenase (Quinone) (Evidence 2b : Function of strongly homologous gene; PubMedId : 12605683; Product type e : enzyme) produces MNHKVIPIAVQEVVNTKERKRQAPKGRRVDPVALEEVRALLGDESRQADLLIEHLHKIQDKFGHLASAHLAALAQEMRLAQTEVYEVASFYHHFDIVKEGEAAPQALTVRVCDGLSCEMGGARDLLAKLPKILGKEVRVIAAPCVGRCEQAPVVVVGQNPIIQATVDSVATAVGSNQITQPVAEVVDFLEYSKVGGYELLKKCISGERDVESVLKTMEDSGLRGLGGAGFPAGRKWRIVRGEKGPRLMAVNIDEGEPGTFKDRVYLEKDPHRFLEGMLIAAWAVDIQTIYIYLRDEYHGCRVMLEAELAKLKANPPIANMPEIFLRRGAGAYICGEESAMIESIEGKRGMPRLRPPYVAQVGLFGRPTLEHNFETLYWVRDILEKGGEWFTSHGRNGRKGLRSYSVSGRVKNPGVKLAPAGITIQELIDEHCGGMLDGQTFYGYLPGGASGGILPASMNDIPLDFDTLQPYGCFIGSAAVIVMSDKDTAVQAARNMMDFFKHESCGQCTPCRVGTAKAAELIKKPKWDVGLLEDLSLVMRDSSICGLGQAAPNPIDCVVKYFPHELA; encoded by the coding sequence ATGAACCACAAAGTCATCCCAATTGCAGTGCAGGAAGTTGTAAATACGAAAGAGCGTAAACGCCAGGCGCCTAAAGGACGTCGGGTTGATCCGGTTGCGCTGGAAGAAGTGCGTGCGCTGTTGGGCGATGAGTCGCGTCAGGCTGATTTGCTGATTGAACATCTGCACAAAATTCAGGATAAATTCGGCCATCTGGCTTCCGCACATCTGGCTGCGCTGGCGCAGGAAATGCGTTTGGCGCAAACGGAAGTTTATGAAGTCGCGAGCTTCTACCACCACTTCGATATCGTCAAAGAAGGCGAAGCTGCACCACAGGCATTGACCGTTCGCGTTTGCGACGGCTTGTCTTGCGAAATGGGCGGCGCGCGCGATCTGCTGGCCAAGTTGCCAAAAATTCTGGGCAAGGAAGTGCGTGTCATCGCTGCTCCTTGCGTCGGGCGTTGCGAACAGGCTCCAGTGGTAGTGGTTGGTCAAAACCCGATCATTCAGGCAACAGTCGATTCAGTAGCAACAGCAGTCGGCAGCAATCAAATTACGCAACCTGTCGCTGAAGTGGTTGACTTCTTGGAGTACAGCAAAGTCGGCGGCTACGAGTTGTTGAAAAAATGCATTTCCGGCGAGCGTGATGTCGAATCCGTTCTCAAGACCATGGAAGATTCCGGTCTGCGCGGTCTGGGTGGTGCAGGCTTTCCAGCCGGTCGCAAATGGCGCATCGTGCGCGGCGAAAAAGGCCCGCGTCTGATGGCAGTCAATATCGATGAAGGCGAACCAGGCACGTTCAAGGATCGCGTCTATCTCGAGAAAGATCCGCATCGTTTCCTTGAAGGCATGCTGATTGCTGCATGGGCAGTCGACATTCAAACAATTTATATTTACCTGCGTGACGAATATCACGGCTGCCGCGTCATGCTGGAAGCGGAATTGGCGAAACTGAAAGCCAATCCTCCTATCGCCAACATGCCGGAAATTTTCCTGCGTCGCGGTGCTGGCGCCTATATCTGCGGTGAAGAATCCGCGATGATCGAATCGATCGAAGGCAAGCGCGGTATGCCGCGCCTGCGTCCACCTTATGTGGCTCAAGTTGGTTTGTTTGGCCGTCCTACCCTGGAACACAACTTTGAAACGCTGTACTGGGTGCGCGACATTCTGGAAAAAGGCGGCGAATGGTTTACATCGCATGGCCGTAACGGTCGCAAGGGTTTGCGTTCGTACTCCGTATCCGGTCGCGTGAAAAATCCTGGTGTCAAATTGGCTCCAGCCGGTATCACGATTCAGGAACTGATCGATGAACATTGCGGCGGCATGCTGGATGGCCAGACTTTCTACGGCTATCTGCCAGGCGGTGCATCAGGCGGAATTTTGCCAGCTTCGATGAACGACATTCCGCTCGACTTCGATACCTTGCAACCATACGGCTGCTTCATCGGTTCTGCAGCGGTCATCGTGATGTCGGATAAGGACACGGCGGTACAAGCAGCGCGCAACATGATGGATTTCTTCAAGCACGAATCGTGTGGTCAATGTACTCCATGCCGTGTTGGTACTGCCAAGGCTGCAGAATTGATCAAGAAGCCGAAGTGGGATGTTGGTTTGCTGGAAGACCTGTCACTCGTGATGCGCGATTCGTCGATTTGCGGTTTGGGTCAGGCTGCGCCTAATCCTATCGACTGTGTCGTCAAGTACTTCCCGCATGAGTTGGCTTAA